CGTACGCGAGCCAGTGCTTGCCGCCACCGGCCTGCGAGGCGAACTGGTCCCCCATGTTCGCGTAGAACCCGTCCTTCAGATAGCGGTAGTCGATCTTCGACTGACCCATCTGCTTCATCTGCTCGGCCTGCGTGCCGCCCGTGAGGGTCGCGGTGACATTGCCGGTGATGCCGTCCGACCACGCCATGGAGCCCGTCATGTCCATCGACATCTTGGTCCCCATGACCGTCTTGCTCTCGATCTTGGCCGAGTCGGCGTCGCCGGTCTTGTCGTCGATGGAGCGCAGGGCCGCCACGGGGCTGAGGGCCACGGAGCCCTTCTTGCCGCTCTTCGCGTCACCGCCGCCGTCGGAGGAGCCACAGGCCGCGACCCCGGTCAACGCGGCGGCCACCGCGATCGACAGGCCTGCGCGTCGCATGGTCGTGCTGTTCATGACATCCCACCCCTTGCACTCGTGTGAATCCCGCACGCTGGCACAGTCCCCCGAGTGCTCTGAGGAACCGCACGCATACGAGGACGGGCCCCGCACCTCGAAAGGTTGCGGGGCCCGTCGTCAGAAACGCGTGCGCGACGCGACTGCCGTCAGATTCAGACGGCGGCCGGGTCCTCCTCGGTGAGGAGGTTGCGGGTGCGGTTGCTGTCCAGCGGAATGCCGGGGCCCATCGTGGTGGCGATGGCGGCCTTCTTGATGTAGCGACCCTTGGCGGCCGACGGCTTCAGACGGAGGATCTCCTCCAGGGCCGCGGCGTAGTTCTCCACCAGCTTGGTCTCGTCGAAGGAGACCTTGCCGATGATGAAGTGCAGGTTCGAGTGCTTGTCGACGCGGAACTCGATCTTGCCGCCCTTGATGTCGTTGACAGCCTTCACGACGTCGGGGGTCACGGTGCCGGTCTTCGGGTTCGGCATCAGACCACGCGGACCGAGCACGCGGCCGAGGCGGCCGACCTTGCCCATGAGGTCCGGCGTGGCGACGACGGCGTCGAAGTCCAGGCGACCCTTGGCGACCTCGTCGATGAGCTCGTCGGCGCCGACGATGTCGGCCCCAGCGGCTTCCGCGGCCGCAGCACGGTCACCGGTCGCGAAGACCAGGACCCGGGCGGTCTTGCCGGTGCCGTGCGGGAGGTTCACGGTGCCACGGACCATCTGGTCGGCCTTGCGCGGGTCGACACCCAGGCGGAAGGCGACCTCGACGGTGCCGTCGAACTTGGTCGCGGAGGTCTCCTTGGCGAGACGGACGGCCTCGAGCGGGGCGTAGAGCTTGTCCCGGTCGATCTTGGCGTCCGCAGCGCGGAGAGTCTTGCTGCGCTTCACTTCTGCTCCTGTTGGTTTCAGGTGTGGAGTCGTGGTGCGGACCAGCGCTTGGTCCTACCACTGAGAAAGGTCAGACGGGGAAAGCTCTTAGCCCTCGACCGTGATGCCCATGGAACGGGCGGTGCCGGCGATGATCTTCGACGCGGCGTCCAGGTCGTTGGCGTTGAGGTCTTCCATCTTGGTGGTGGCGATCTCGCGGACCTGCGCCTCGGTGATCTTGGCGACCTTGGTCTTGTGCGGCTCGCCGGAGCCCTTCTCGACACCCGCGGCCTTGAGGATCATCTTGGCGGCCGGCGGAGTCTTGGTCACGAAGGTGAAGGAGCGGTCTTCGTAGACCGTGATCTCCACCGGGATGACCCAGCCACGCTGCGACTCGGTCGCGGCGTTGTAGGCCTTGCAGAACTCCATGATGTTGACGCCGTGCTGGCCCAGCGCGGGGCCGACCGGCGGGGCCGGGTTGGCTGCGCCGGCCTGGATCTGGAGCTTGATAAGCCCCGTGACCTTCTTCTTCTTGGGAGGCATTGCTCTCTCCGGGTCCTAGTGAGAGTTTCCAGCCACCATCCAGTCATCCGGATGGAGGCATACCGCACCACGATAACGGGTATAGTCGCGCGGCCAAAAACCGAGCAGGTCAGACAGGCTTTGAGAGCCGGTCTGACCTGGTCGGAGGCGTGTGTTCCAGAGGAAGCCGCGAAGGCTAGTTCTTCTGGATCTGGTCGAAGCTGAGCTCGACCGGGGTCTCGCGGCCGAAGATCTCGACGAGACCCTTGACCTTCTTCGAGTCGGCGTTGATCTCGTTGATCGTCGCCTGCAGCGTCGCGAACGGGCCGTCGGTGACGGTGACCGAGTCGCCGACCTCGAAGTCCAGCACCTGGACCTCGACCTTGCGGGACGGAGCCGGCTTGCCCTCGGCCTCGGCGGCCTCACGGGCTGCCTTCTCCTCGGCCTCGGGAGCGAGCATCTTGACGATCTCGTCCAGGGTCAGCGGGTACGGGTCGTAGGCGTTGCCCACGAAGCCGGTGACGCCGGGGGTGTTGCGGACGACGCCCCAGGACTCGTTCGTCAGGTCCATGCGCACCAGGACGTATCCGGGGAGCTTGTTCTGACGGATCGTCTTGCGCTCGCCGTTCTTGATCTGCGCGACCTCTTCCTGCGGCACCTCGGCCTGGAAGATGAAGTCCTCGACGTTCAGCGAGACGGCACGCTGCTCGAGGTTGGTCTTCACGCGGTTCTCGTAACCGGCGTACGTGTGGATGACGTACCACTCGCCGGGGAGGGTACGGAGCTCTTCGCGCAGGGCCACGATCGGGTCGACCGGCTCGGCCTCCTCCTCGTCCTCTGCGGACTCGGCGGCCTCGGTGCCCTCTTCGGACTCGTCATCGGCGACGGCCTCGGCGTCCTCGTCGGACTCGGCGGCGGCTTCGTCACCGGCCTCGGCGTCATCGGCCTCGGCAGACTCGGTGTCGGTCTCGACGTGCAGCGCCGACTCCTCGGCGGGTGCGCCCGCGGCGGCGTCAGCAGCCTCGGCCTGGTCCGGGTCCTCGGCGTCCGCCGCCTCGACGATGTCGAGCTCGTCCTTCACGGACTCCTCGGAATCCACGCGCGGCTCAACGGCGTCGTTCAGGTTCGGGTCAGACACGGTGGCTGCTTCTTCCTGGATACAGAGGGGTGGAACGCGCGAAACGGGCGCCGGGTACGGCGCCCTTCGCTCTCGGCTCAGCCGAAGACGTACTTGACGGCCTGGTTGAGCCCATAGTCAATCACGGTCACAAGACCGATCATGATGACGACGAAGACAATCACCACGGTGGTGTACGTCGTGAGCTGATTGCGAGTCGGCCAGACGACCTTGCGGAGTTCCGCGACGATCTGGCGGTAGAAGAGCGCGAGACGGCCGAAGGGGCCCTTCTTGCCGCGCTTGCCACCCTTGCGGGCCTTCTTCTTGGACTCCGGCGCCTCGTCCTGGGCATCAGGCATGTCGATGGAGCCCACGGCGTCCGTCACTCGTCCTCACCTGATTCCGGGTCGTGGCCGTGCCGCGCCCGGTATGAGCCGCACGGCGGTGCAATGCAGTACGTACATGCGCACACATCCGAGAGGAGTGTGTAGCAGGGCCGGAGGGACTTGAACCCCCAACCGCTGGTTTTGGAGACCAGTGCTCTACCAATTGAGCTACGACCCTTTGATTTCCCCCAACCTACCGCATCCGCCCGAGTGCACAGAGTGCGAGGAGAAGGTGCGGCCGGTGAGGGCCAACGAGCAGTGAGTGTACGTGCTCTGCGGCCCTCCGTCGAACAGAATCAGTTCCGGCGGTCGTGTAAACCCCTGTGCCAGGGGTGTTTCGGGTCTGGAACGATGGGGCGATGAGCGCTTCCACTTCTCCCACCGAGCGCAGGGTTTCCGCCCGCGTCGGCGCGATCTCCGAGTCCGCGACCCTCGCCGTCGACGCCAAGGCGAAGGCCCTCAAGGCCGCGGGACGGCCGGTGATCGGTTTCGGCGCGGGTGAGCCCGACTTCCCGACGCCCGACTACGTGGTCGAAGCCGCCGTCGAGGCCTGCAAGAACCCGAAGTACCACCGCTACACCCCGGCCGGCGGACTTCCCGAGCTCAAGGCCGCGATCGCCGCGAAGACGCTGCGCGACTCCGGCTACGAGGTCGACGCCTCGCAGGTCCTGGTGACGAACGGCGGCAAGCAGGCGATCTACGAGGCGTTCGCCGCGATCCTCGACCCGGGCGACGAGGTCATCGTCCCGGCTCCCTACTGGACGACGTACCCGGAGTCGATCCGTCTCGCGGGCGGTGTGCCGGTCGACGTCGTGGCCGACGAGACCACCGGCTACCGCGTCTCCGTGGAGCAGCTGGAGGCCGCGCGCACCGAGCGCACCAAGGTCGTCCTCTTCGTGTCGCCGTCCAACCCGACGGGCGCCGTCTACAGCGAGGCCGACGCCGAGGCGATCGGCCGCTGGGCCGTCGAGCACGGCCTGTGGGTCATGACCGACGAGATCTACGAACACCTCGTCTACGGAGACGCGAAGTTCACCTCGCTCCCCGCGATCCTGCCCGAGCTGCGCGACAAGTGCATCGTGGTCAACGGCGTGGCCAAGACGTACGCGATGACCGGCTGGCGCGTGGGGTGGATCGTCGGCCCGAAGGATGTCGTGAAGGCCGCGACGAACCTCCAGTCGCACGCCACGTCGAACGTCTCCAATGTGGCGCAGGTGGCGGCCATCGCGGCCGTCTCCGGCGATCTGACCGCCGTCGAGAAGATGCGCGAGGCCTTCGACCGGCGCCGCAAGACCATGGTGCGGATGCTGAACGACATCGAGGGCGTCTTCTGCCCCGAGCCCGAGGGCGCCTTCTACGCGTACCCCTCCGTGAAGGGCCTCATCGGAAAGGAGATCCGCGGCAAGCGCCCGCAGAACTCCGTGGAGCTCGCCGCACTGATCCTGGAGGAGGCCGAGGTCGCGGTCGTTCCTGGCGAGGCCTTCGGGACGCCGGGTTACCTGCGCCTTTCGTACGCCCTGGGCGACGAGGACCTCGTCGAGGGCGTCTCGCGGATCCAGAAGCTCCTGGCCGAGGCCCGCGACTGATTTCTCCGGCCTTCCCGGTCTCCGGGCCGTCTCCCTCTCCGGGGAGGCGGCCCGTTTCTTCGTTCGGGGGAGACCTCGAAGGGGGAAAGTGGCTTCCGGGACGCCACGTACGTACGGCAAGATCCTTGAATGGAGCGTGTACGTGACGTAAGAGAGCTGCCCAAGGCCCACCTGCATCTGCACTTCACCGGGTCGATGCGGCCCACGACCCTGCTGGAACTCGCCGACAAGTACGGGGTGCGACTGCCCCCGGCACTGACCGGGGGTGAGCCTCCGCAGCTTCGGGCGACCGACGAACGCGGGTGGTTCCGCTTCCAGCGGCTCTACGACATGGCGCGGTCCTGCCTGCGGGAGCCCGAGGACATCCAGCGCCTGGTGCGGGAGGCCGCCGAGGAGGACATACGGGACGGGTCGGGGTGGCTGGAGATCCAGGTCGACCCGACGTCGTACGCGCCGAGGCTCGGTGGGCTCATCCCGGCCCTGGAAATCATCCTGGACGCCGTCGAGAGCGCCTCACGGGACACCGGCCTCGGAATGCGCGTGCTCGTCGCCGCGAACCGCATGAAGCACCCTCTGGACGCCCGCACGCTGGCCCGGCTCGCGGTGCGGTACGCCGATCGCGGCGTCGTCGGCTTCGGGCTCTCCAACGACGAACGCCGGGGCTTCGCACGGGACTTCGACCGGGCCTTCGCGATCGCGCGGGACGGCGGCCTGCTCGCCGCCCCGCACGGCGGTGAGCTCAGCGGGCCCGCCTCCGTGCGGGACTGCCTGGACGACCTGCACGCGGGGCGGATCGGGCACGGGGTGCGGGCAGCCGAGGACCCGCGGCTCCTGAAGCGGCTGGCCGAGCGGGGCGTGACCTGCGAGGTGTGCCCGGCGTCGAACGTGGCGCTGGGTGTCTACGACAAGCCCGAGGACGTACCGCTGCGCACCTTGTTCGACGCCGGGGTGCCGATGGCTCTCGGGGCCGACGATCCGCTGCTCTTCGGGTCACGGCTGGCCGCGCAGTACGAGATCGTGCGCAGGCACCACGCCTTCGACGACAGCGACCTGGCGGAGCTCGCCCGGCAGTCGGTGCGCGGCTCGGCCGCCCCCGTCGACGTACGGGAGAAGCTCCTGGCGGGGATCGAGGAGTGGCTCAGCGGCTGATGCCCGCGAGGAGGGTGCGGGCGAGGGCCGCGGCGAACTCGTCGACGGGCTGCGGGGGTTGCTTGCCGATCATCGAGTCGTAGGCGAAGGCGCGCTGGGCACAGGCGCCCAGCAGGAGCGAGGCGGCCGCGAACGTGTCGGCTCCGGGGTCGATGCGGCCGGCGTCGCGTTCGGCGCGCAGGTAGGCGTCGAGGGCCTCGATGGGCATGTGCGGGCCCGTGCCCATCTCCTGCATGGAGTCCGCGTGACGGCGCATGAGCTTGGGCTCGGCGTACAGGGATGCGGCGATCGGGAAGCTCTGGGCGTAGAAGTGGCTGGCCAGGCGGGCGATCTCGGCGAGGTTCTCCTCCACGGGGCGCTCCCCCGGGTCCTCGGCGAGGCGGCGCAGGAGCGGGCCGAGGCGGGGCAGCCGCTCCTGGAGGACCGCCACGAACAGCTCCTCCTTGCTCGCGAAGTGCTTGTAGAGCGCGGCTTCGGAGCAGCCCGCCGCCTTGGCGATCTCCTTGGTGGTGGCACGGGCGAGGCCGATGGTGAGCATGAGTTCGTGCGCCGCGTCGAGGATGCGGGCGCGGGTGGGCTTCTGCTGCATGTGCCGTCCAACCAACCTTGACGAATGGGTGAGTGGATACTCACTCTAGGGGTGAGTGAATACTTACCCACCTTGGGAGGGTGTGCGATGAAGCTCACGGTGTTCGGTGCGACCGGGGGTGTCGGCGGGCAGATCGTCCGGCAGGCGCTCGCAGCGGGTCACGAGGTCACGGCCGTCGTGCGTGATCCAGCACGGCTGAGCGTGACGGGAGAGGACCTCGAAGTGTTCCGGGCCGACCTGAGCGACCCGGAGTCCCTGCGGGCCGCGGTGGCCGGGCGGGACGCGGTCCTCTCCGGCCTTGGGGCGCGCAAGAAGGCGGACGCGGGGATCACGGCGAGGCTCACGCGGTCCGTGGTGCACGCCATGGAGGCCGAGGGGGTGCGCAGGCTGGTGGTGGTGAGCGCGGCGCCGGTCGGGCCGCCGGCCGAGCGGGAGCCGGTGATCGACCGGATCATGGGAGCCCTGGTCAGCAGGATCCTGAAGCCCGTGTACGACGATCTGCGGGCCATGGAGGCGGAGCTGGCGAGCAGCGCGACGGACTGGACGTCCGTGCGCCCGCCGAGGCTCCAGGACAAGCCGGTGACGGGCGGCTACCGCAAGGTCGTCGGGGGCACACCGGTCAGCGGGCGGTTCATCGGCAGGGCCGACGTGGCGCACGCGATGCTGGCGGCGGTCGAGGACGCGTCGACGGTGAAGCAGGGCGTGGGCGTCGCCTACTAGCGGCCCGGCCCATCAGGGGCTCAGGGGCGCAGAGGCCAGGGGGCCCAGGGGCCGCTCAGAGGCTGACGCCCACCGTCACCGGCTCGTTGACCAGCGTGACCCCGAAGGCCTCCCGTACTCCGGCGACGACCTCACGGGCGAGGGCCAGCAGGTCCTCCGTGGTCGCGCCGCCGCGGTTGGTGAGGGCGAGCGTGTGCTTGGTGGAGATGCGGGCCGGGCCCTCTCCGTAGCCCTTGGTGAAGCCCGCCTTGTCGATGAGCCAGGCGGCGGAGGTCTTCACGCGGCCGTCCTCCGTCGGGAAGGCGGGGGGCGCCACGTCCGCACCGAGACGGTCCACCACGCGCGCGTGGAAGGCGGTGAACTCCTCCTCGGTGAGGATCGGGTTGGTGAAGAAGGAGCCGGCCGACCAGCTGTCGTGGTCCTCGGGGTCGAGCACCATGCCCTTGCCGGCGCGCAGCTTCAGGACGGTCTCGCGGGCGACGGCCGCGGGCACCCGGTCACCGGCCTCGACGCCGAGCGTGCGGGCCGTCTCCGGGTACTTGAGGGGGGCGCTCATCCCCTGGGCGTCCTCCAGCGCGAAGCGGACACGCAGCACCACGAAGCGGTCGGGTTCGGCCTTGAAACGGCTGTGGCGGTACGAGAAGTCGCACTCGGCGTTCGTGACGGTGACCGTCTCGTGCGTCTTCCGGTCGTACGCGATCACTTCGGTGATGGTCGACGAGACCTCCTGGCCGTACGCCCCCACGTTCTGGATCGGCGTCGCACCCGCGGAGCCCGGGATCCCGGCGAGGCACTCGATGCCCGCGAGACCGGCCTCCACGACGCGGGCCACGGCGTCGGTCCACACCTCGCCGGCCGCCAGCTCAAGGCTCGTACCGTCGAGTTCGAAGCCCTTCGTGGCGATGCGCAGAGCGGTGCCGTCGAAGCCCTTGTCCCCGATGACCAGGTTCGAGCCGCCGCCGATGAGCAGCAGCGGGGTCCCGGAGTCGTCGGCTTCGCGGACGGCGTCGATCACCTCGGCGTCGGTCGTCGCGGTGATCAGACGGGTCGCGGGACCGCCGAGCCGGAAGGTGGTCAGCGGGGCGAGGGGAGCATCGTGGAGTTCCTGCACGTGCTCAAGGGTACGGTCCGGGCCCGACAGGGGGTGAGAGCGGGCGGGGCCGGTACGGCGCCGACCCGACGCGGTGCGCCGCAAGAGGGCGGACACGTAAGAGGCGCCCGCTATTGCGGGCGCCTCTTACGTGCATGTTCCTGCCTGTACCTGCATGTTCTGCTTGCGCGGTGGTTCAGCGATCAGGCGAGCTGGACCACGGCGCGGGACATCCCCAGCACCTTCTGGCCCGCGCTCATCGCCACCAGGTCCACCCGGACCCGGTTGTCGTCGAGCTTCTGGGCGACCTTGGCGCTGACCTCGATCAGCGCGCCCTTGTCGTCGTTCGGGACCACGACGGGCTTGGTGAAGCGCACGCCGTACTCGACGACGGCGGCCGGGTCACCCACCCAGTCCGTGACGACACGGATCGCCTCGGCCATGGTGAACATGCCGTGCGCGATGACGTCGGGAAGGCCGACCTCGACCGCGAACTTCTCGTTCCAGTGGATTGGGTTGAAGTCACCGGAGGCGCCCGCGTAACGGACGAGCGTGGCACGCGTCACAGGGAAGCTCTGGGCCGTCAGCTCGGTGCCGACCTCGACGCTGTCGTACGAAATCTTGGCGGTCATCGCGTCACGCTCCCTCTGCCGCGGGCTCCGCCGCCGCACGCGCGACGAGCTTGGTCCAGGCGGTCACGACGTGCTCGCCGGCCTCGTCGTGGACCTCGCCGCGGATGTCCAGGATGTCGTTGCCCGCCAGCGACTTGATGCCGTCGATGGTCGAGGTGACCGTGAGCCGGTCCCCCGCACGCACCGGGCGGGTGTACGCGAACTTCTGGTCGCCGTGCACGACGCGGCTGTAGTCGAGCCCCAGCTGCGGGTCCTCGATCACCTTGGCCGCGGCCTTGAACGAGATGGCGAACACAAAGGTCGGCGGAGCGATCACATCAGGGTGTCCGAACGCCTTGGCGGCCTCCGCGTCGGTGTACGCGGGGTTGGCGTCGCCCACCGACTCGGCGAACTCACGGATCTTCTCCCGGCCGACCTCGTAAGGATCGGTGGGCGGGTAGGACCGCCCCACGAAGGACTGGTCGAGCGCCATGGACTCGGTACCTCCTGCAGGTATGGGTAAACGACGCGAGGCCGCCCCCAGAAATCGGGGACGGCCTCGTGTACGAGCCTGTATCTAGCGCGTTTCGCGGTGCGCAGTGTGCGCGTTGCAGCGCGGGCAGTGCTTCTTCATCTCAAGACGGTCCGGGTCGTTACGCCGGTTCTTCTTGGTGATGTAGTTCCGCTCCTTGCACTCCACGCAGGCCAGCGTGATCTTCGGGCGGACGTCTGTGGCAGCCACGTGAGTGCTCCTTGACGGACGGATGGACGGATGAACGCAAAAAAATAGTAGCCGATCGAAGGTCCGACCCCACAATCGGCTACCAAATGAGTAGCGGTGACCGGACTTGAACCGGTGACACAGCGATTATGAGCCGCTTGCTCTACCGACTGAGCTACACCGCTGCGATGCCGGATCACCTCACCCGAGGGTGAGGATCAACCAACATCAGAGCCCCAATGCGGAATCGAACCGCAGACCTTCTCCTTACCATGGAGACGCTCTACCGACTGAGCTATTGGGGCGAGCGATGAAGACATTACACGCTCGGTCGCCGATCGCCCAAATCCGTTTCGACGGGGCTGTCCGGGGGCATCTCGGCAGGCGTCCCGGGCGCCTCAGGACGTCACTTCGGCGCCTCGCGCCACACCGGTTCGGCCCCTCCCGCGACACCGGTCGAACGTCTCCCGCCACGCTGGTCGGGCGTCACCCGCCACGCGGGGTCAGCGCCTCGTGGCGAGGCTTCCCCTGAGGCTCACACCACGCCGGTACGACTATTCCGCTCCTCCTCGAAGAGGGCCGGTCGTCGCCCTAGGCTCGACCCACCCTGCGTGATCTTGGACGTCTCGGTCCCGGACACCTCCACCCCGGACGACGCCATGCCCCGCAGCCGCCCCCGAACCTCAGGAGCGCGATGCCCGACAGCCAGCCGCAGCCCCACTCCTCCGGGTCATCCGGCTCTTCCGGCTCCTCAGGTGACGACGCCGACGCCTCCGCGCTGCTCCTCTGCGGCGCCCGGCTGACCGACGGCCGGACCGTGGACGTGCGGCTCGGCTCCGGGCGCATCGAAGCGGTCGGCACGGCGGGCAGCCTGACCGCGCACTCCGCGCGCGTGGACCTCGGCGGCTACCTCCTGCTGCCGGCCACGGCCGAACCGCACGCGCACAGCGACACGGCACTGTCCGCGGACGCGGAGGGCCCGGTCTCGTACGAAGTCGCCGACGTCCAGCGCAGGGCCACCGAGGCCGCCCTGCTGCAGCTCGGGCACGGCGCGACGGCGCTGCGCTCGCACGTGCGGATCGGCGACGTCCCGGGGCTCACGTCGATGGAGGCGGTGCTGCAGGCACGGCGTTCGCTGCGCGGCCTGGTCGACCTTGCGACCGTGGCCGTGCCGCGCCTGCTGACCGGGGTGGCCGGTGCCGACGGGCTCGCGATGCTGCGGGACGCGGTGAAGATGGGCGCCTCCGTGGTGGGCGGCTGCCCCGACCTGGATCCCGATCCGACCGGGTACGTGGAGGCCGTGCTGGAGGTCGCCGCCGAGCACGGCTGCCCCGTCGACCTGCACACGGACGGCAGCGATCCGGCGCGGCTCGGTCGGCTCGCGGCGATGGCGGGCGGGCTGCGGCCCGGGGTGACGATCGGGCCGTGCGGCGGGCTCGGGCGGCTGCCGTCGGACGTGGCCGCACGCACCGCGGAACAGCTGGCGGCGGCCGGCGTGACGGTGGTGTGCCTGCCGCAGGGCGGCTGCGGAAGCGTGGAGCGGCGGGGCGCGGTGGCCCCGGTGCGGCTGCTGCGGGCGGCCGGGGTGCGGGTCGCCGCGGGCAGCGGGGCCATGCGGGACGTGGCGAATCCCGTGGGGCGGGGGGATCCGCTGGAGGCCGCCTATCTGCTGGCCTCGCGGTGCGGGCTGCGTCCCGAGGACGCGTACGGCGCGGTCAGCTCGGGGGCGCGGGCCGCGATGGGGCTGCCCCAGGTCCGGGTGGAGGCGGGCTTCCCCGCCGAACTGCTCGCAGTGCGGGGCGACCATCTCGCGGGCGCGCTCTCGCTCGCGTACAGCCGCATCGTGGTGCACCGGGGGCGCGTGGTGGCACGGACGAGCGCGGTGCGGGAGTACTGCGACTCGGCGGCCGCCGTCGCGCTCGACCTGCCGCGGCAGGGCCGCTCGAAGGGGAGCGGCCCAGGTCGGACGAAGGGCGCGGAACCCTCCTGAGGGCGGGCGGCGCGGCCTGACGTGCTCCCGCGTGCGCGGGGCGATCTTGCGGGGGCTGTCGTACGGTCGGAGACATGCGCATTGTCATCGCTGGTGGTCATGGTCAGATCGCGCTGCGGCTCGAGCGGTTGCTCGCCGCGCGGGGTGACGAGGTCGTCGGGCTCGTCCGCAGAAGCGGGCAGGAGGGCGAGCTGCGGGCCGCGGGCGCCGAAGCGGCGCTGTGCGACCTGGAGTCGGCGTCCGTCGACGAGGTCGCCGGGCTCCTGGAAGGCGCCGACGCGGCCGTCTTCGCGGCGGGCGCGGGACCGGGCAGCGGCGCCGACCGCAAGAACACCGTGGACCGCGATGCCGCCGTGCTGTTCGCGGACGCGGCGGAGCGCGCGGGCGTGCGGCGCTTCGTCGTCGTGTCGTCGATGGGCGCGGACCCCGCACACCAGGGCGACGAGATCTTCGACGCCTATCTGCGGGCCAAAGGCGAGGCCGATGCCTCCGTACGCGGTCGCAAGGCCCTGGACTGGACGATCCTGCGCCCCGGCATGCTGACGGACGACGCGGGCACCGGTCTCGTGCGCCTGGAGGCGTCGACCGGGCGCGGGCCGATCCCGCGTGACGACGTGGCCGCGGTCCTCGCCGAGCTCGTCGATTCGTCGGCGACGGCGGGCCTGACGCTGGAGCTGGTCAGCGGGTCCACGCCGGTGTCCGTGGCGGTCAAGTCCGTTGCGGGGAACTGACGTCCGTACGGCGAAGTCGGTCTTCTGAGGGATGTCCCGCGCGTGGGGCGGTGCTTGGCTGGAGTTGCCGCCTACGTGAGGAACGCCATGCCTGCTTCCGATGTGCCTCCCGCGCACGAAGCCCTCTTGCGGCAGATGTACGCCGTCTTCAGTACCGAAGAGCGCGATGCGTTCATCCCCCGCTCCCTGGCACCCGACGTGGACTGGCCGAATCTCCTGGACAACACCCGCGCTCGCGGCATCGCGGCGGTCCGCGCCTACTGGGCGCGGCAGTTCGCGGTGATGCATCCCTTGGTGCACCTGGAGCGGCTGCGGCTCGACGACGACGGGCGGCGGGTCGTGGCGACCGTGCGGCCCGGGCTCCGGGACGAGACGGGCGACCACTGGGCGCCGACGACGGTCGAGCACGTCTACACGTTCCGGGCCGACGGCCTGGTGAGCCGGATGGACGTCCGCCAGCCGTAACGGCCGACGCAAGGCCCTGAGCAGCCCTGAGAGCGCCTCAGAAGAGTGGGAGCTGGCCGGGGAAGTCCGGGACCGTGTAGCCGTCCAGAGCGGGCTGTGCGGCGCCGAGCATCGCCTGCCTGCGCGATCCGGGACAGGAGACGAGGTCGCCGCTGCCGCGCTGACCCGGCGGATCATGGCGCGCGAACCGCCCCCCGACGACCGCGATTTCCCGTCGGCACTCGGGACAGTTCCTGCGGCGCGAGGACCCTGATGACACTGAGGATGCTGATGGCATGGACGGCATGGCCTCAGCGTACGAAAAGACCCCCTCCGACTCGCGTTTCCGCAAGACCGGAGAGGGTCTCCTTCGTGTGGCGGCGCCAGGATTCGAACCTGGGAAGGCTGAGCCGGCAGATTTACAGTCTGCTCCCTTTGGCCGCTCGGGCACACCGCCTGGGTCGCTGCCTGGATACGTCCGCTTTGGGGCGGCGCTCTGTGGCAACGACGTAAACGATACCTGATGGACAG
This Streptomyces sp. NBC_01283 DNA region includes the following protein-coding sequences:
- the rplA gene encoding 50S ribosomal protein L1, translating into MKRSKTLRAADAKIDRDKLYAPLEAVRLAKETSATKFDGTVEVAFRLGVDPRKADQMVRGTVNLPHGTGKTARVLVFATGDRAAAAEAAGADIVGADELIDEVAKGRLDFDAVVATPDLMGKVGRLGRVLGPRGLMPNPKTGTVTPDVVKAVNDIKGGKIEFRVDKHSNLHFIIGKVSFDETKLVENYAAALEEILRLKPSAAKGRYIKKAAIATTMGPGIPLDSNRTRNLLTEEDPAAV
- a CDS encoding NAD(P)-dependent oxidoreductase; amino-acid sequence: MKLTVFGATGGVGGQIVRQALAAGHEVTAVVRDPARLSVTGEDLEVFRADLSDPESLRAAVAGRDAVLSGLGARKKADAGITARLTRSVVHAMEAEGVRRLVVVSAAPVGPPAEREPVIDRIMGALVSRILKPVYDDLRAMEAELASSATDWTSVRPPRLQDKPVTGGYRKVVGGTPVSGRFIGRADVAHAMLAAVEDASTVKQGVGVAY
- a CDS encoding adenosine deaminase yields the protein MERVRDVRELPKAHLHLHFTGSMRPTTLLELADKYGVRLPPALTGGEPPQLRATDERGWFRFQRLYDMARSCLREPEDIQRLVREAAEEDIRDGSGWLEIQVDPTSYAPRLGGLIPALEIILDAVESASRDTGLGMRVLVAANRMKHPLDARTLARLAVRYADRGVVGFGLSNDERRGFARDFDRAFAIARDGGLLAAPHGGELSGPASVRDCLDDLHAGRIGHGVRAAEDPRLLKRLAERGVTCEVCPASNVALGVYDKPEDVPLRTLFDAGVPMALGADDPLLFGSRLAAQYEIVRRHHAFDDSDLAELARQSVRGSAAPVDVREKLLAGIEEWLSG
- the secE gene encoding preprotein translocase subunit SecE, yielding MTDAVGSIDMPDAQDEAPESKKKARKGGKRGKKGPFGRLALFYRQIVAELRKVVWPTRNQLTTYTTVVIVFVVIMIGLVTVIDYGLNQAVKYVFG
- a CDS encoding pyridoxal phosphate-dependent aminotransferase — protein: MSASTSPTERRVSARVGAISESATLAVDAKAKALKAAGRPVIGFGAGEPDFPTPDYVVEAAVEACKNPKYHRYTPAGGLPELKAAIAAKTLRDSGYEVDASQVLVTNGGKQAIYEAFAAILDPGDEVIVPAPYWTTYPESIRLAGGVPVDVVADETTGYRVSVEQLEAARTERTKVVLFVSPSNPTGAVYSEADAEAIGRWAVEHGLWVMTDEIYEHLVYGDAKFTSLPAILPELRDKCIVVNGVAKTYAMTGWRVGWIVGPKDVVKAATNLQSHATSNVSNVAQVAAIAAVSGDLTAVEKMREAFDRRRKTMVRMLNDIEGVFCPEPEGAFYAYPSVKGLIGKEIRGKRPQNSVELAALILEEAEVAVVPGEAFGTPGYLRLSYALGDEDLVEGVSRIQKLLAEARD
- the rplK gene encoding 50S ribosomal protein L11; the encoded protein is MPPKKKKVTGLIKLQIQAGAANPAPPVGPALGQHGVNIMEFCKAYNAATESQRGWVIPVEITVYEDRSFTFVTKTPPAAKMILKAAGVEKGSGEPHKTKVAKITEAQVREIATTKMEDLNANDLDAASKIIAGTARSMGITVEG
- a CDS encoding TetR/AcrR family transcriptional regulator, giving the protein MQQKPTRARILDAAHELMLTIGLARATTKEIAKAAGCSEAALYKHFASKEELFVAVLQERLPRLGPLLRRLAEDPGERPVEENLAEIARLASHFYAQSFPIAASLYAEPKLMRRHADSMQEMGTGPHMPIEALDAYLRAERDAGRIDPGADTFAAASLLLGACAQRAFAYDSMIGKQPPQPVDEFAAALARTLLAGISR
- the nusG gene encoding transcription termination/antitermination protein NusG, giving the protein MSDPNLNDAVEPRVDSEESVKDELDIVEAADAEDPDQAEAADAAAGAPAEESALHVETDTESAEADDAEAGDEAAAESDEDAEAVADDESEEGTEAAESAEDEEEAEPVDPIVALREELRTLPGEWYVIHTYAGYENRVKTNLEQRAVSLNVEDFIFQAEVPQEEVAQIKNGERKTIRQNKLPGYVLVRMDLTNESWGVVRNTPGVTGFVGNAYDPYPLTLDEIVKMLAPEAEEKAAREAAEAEGKPAPSRKVEVQVLDFEVGDSVTVTDGPFATLQATINEINADSKKVKGLVEIFGRETPVELSFDQIQKN